GGGCAGGTTGCCCACGTGTTACTCACCCATCCGCCGCTAACAAAGGAAGAAACAAGTTTCTTCCTTGTTCGCTCGACTTGCATGTATTAGGCACGCCGCCAGCGTTCGTCCTGAGCCAGGATCAAACTCTCCATAATAGAGAAATTCGATTAGCTCGATTTCTTTGCTGGCATCATTAAGATGTCCAATTTTGAATCCGAAGATTCACTCCCTACAAACCAACAAGTTGATTTGTAGTTGTTATATCTTGACGTTTTGCTGTTCAGTTTTCAAGGTTCATATTATAGAAGAAACTTTTGCAAGCCCCTCTGGCAACTTCGTTAAATTCCGAAGCAACTTTTATATCATACCACACCTCGAAACATCATGTCAACAACTTTTTTAAAGTTTCTTTTTTCGTTGTTTCAGACATTCGAATTGGTGAAGTTGATAACCACGCCACTCTTTAGCGTGCTTCTTATTATAGCAGACGCCCCATCAGTCGTCAACAACTTTCTAGAACTTTTTTATCTCAAGTTGTTTGATTACGTCGGTTTCGTTTGCCGGATATTTAATATACCGCACCTAAAAGATAATGTCAACACTTTTGTTGAACTTTGTCGAAAGCTTTATTAAATAGCGCAAAGGGTTGGATGAACTCTTCTTTATATACCGCGTTCTTAATGTTTAATTCATCTGAACGAAAACACCTATTATCCGGCCTATTTTTACGATCTATTTTGCATTCCTTCATTATATAGTAATTAGAATGCCATTATCATTATTCTAAGGAACCTATCCACCTTACATCCACATTCATTTAATAGAACATTAAAAGCCACTCGATTTAACCGAGTGGCTTTAGTATTCCTAATGACATTACTTAAGAAATATAAAGTAGAGAATAAAAATAACCCATAATCCATACATAATCGGATGAACTTCTTTTCTTCTTCCGCTTAGAATCATTGTGATTGGATAGAAGATAAATCCAATTGCAATACCTGTCGCGATACTATAGCTAAGTGGCATACTAATAATCGTGAAAAATGCTGGAACCGCAATCTCGAAATTTTTCCATTCAATATTTCCTAATGAAGAAACCATTAGCACACCGACAATAATTAATGCTGGCGCGGTTACTTCGCTTGTCACGACCATTAACAATGGCGAGAAAAAGAGTGCGAGTAAAAAGAGACAGCCCGTTACTACCGATGCGAATCCAGTTCTCGCTCCCGCAGCTACACCTGAAGATGATTCAATATAAGATGTCGTTGTCGATGTTCCAAAAACAGCACCGGTCACAGTAGCAAGTGAATCGGAAAGCAATGCCTTTCCAGCACGTGGCAATTTATCATTTTTCATAAGACCTGCTTGATTTGCAACTGCAACCAGTGTACCTGCTGTATCAAAGAAGTCTACAAATAGAAAGGTAATGACAATGACTAAGAACTGAGCTGTAAATAGTGAAGCTGGGTCTTGGAAAATTGCATCGAATGCAACGCCGAATGTTGGCGCTACGCTTGGTATTCCAGAGACAACCTTTTCTGGTAAACCGATAAGTCCTACAATCATTCCTAATACCGTCGTTGCAATCATTCCATAAAAAATTGCACCATTAATTTTTCGAACCATCATAATTACTGTAATCACAAGTCCAAAAATAGCTAATAAAGTAGATCCCTGAGTTAAGTCACCAAGTGCGACTAGTGTATTCGGGTCCCCTACAATAATGTTTGCATTTTGAAACCCTAAAAACGTAATAAACAAACCAATCCCTGCACCTACCGCATATTTAAGTTGTGCTGGAATGGCATTAATAATCGTTTCGCGTAAACCTGTTAAAGATAATACGATAAAAATAAGTCCTGAAAAAAGAACACCTGTTAAAGCTGTTGGCCATGGCACACCATACCCTAACACAACAGTGAATGCGAAAAATGCGTTTAATCCCATACCTGGTGCCAATGCAATTGGGTATCTAGCGATAAATCCCATAAACAAGGAACCTACTGCTGCTGCTAATGCTGTTGCAACGAATACCGCTCCTTTATCCATCCGCATTGCGTCCGGAATACCTTCCACGCCATCTAATGACAACATGAGTGGGTTAACGATTAAAATATAGGCCATCGCCA
This window of the Sporosarcina pasteurii genome carries:
- a CDS encoding NCS2 family permease; this translates as MRKYFQFEELGTNYRREIIGGLTTFLAMAYILIVNPLMLSLDGVEGIPDAMRMDKGAVFVATALAAAVGSLFMGFIARYPIALAPGMGLNAFFAFTVVLGYGVPWPTALTGVLFSGLIFIVLSLTGLRETIINAIPAQLKYAVGAGIGLFITFLGFQNANIIVGDPNTLVALGDLTQGSTLLAIFGLVITVIMMVRKINGAIFYGMIATTVLGMIVGLIGLPEKVVSGIPSVAPTFGVAFDAIFQDPASLFTAQFLVIVITFLFVDFFDTAGTLVAVANQAGLMKNDKLPRAGKALLSDSLATVTGAVFGTSTTTSYIESSSGVAAGARTGFASVVTGCLFLLALFFSPLLMVVTSEVTAPALIIVGVLMVSSLGNIEWKNFEIAVPAFFTIISMPLSYSIATGIAIGFIFYPITMILSGRRKEVHPIMYGLWVIFILYFIFLK